Proteins encoded within one genomic window of Prauserella marina:
- a CDS encoding acetamidase/formamidase family protein translates to MDVIEFAPTKEQYAWTFGGVDPILRIKPGTLMRLWTEDAFSGRLRSPSDRPGEALDMREVNPQTGPFYVEGAEPGDTLAIHFVDLEPARDWAASATIPFFGGLSTTERTALLHDPLPDLTWIYQVDREREVVVFEALHGDLRLDLPLEPMLGTVGVAPAGREVRTSLVPDMFGGNMDTPEMRAGATCYLGVNVEGALFSVGDGHYRQGEGEACGTAVEGAMNVTLIVELIKGKAPLWPRIEQDEHYVVVGSARPLEDAWRASQVGMIDWLRELYGLDRLDAYQLLTQISEAPLANVVDANYSAVTKVAKRLLPKGRAYGGMHRYLREQARI, encoded by the coding sequence ATGGACGTCATCGAGTTCGCGCCGACGAAGGAGCAGTACGCCTGGACTTTCGGTGGCGTAGACCCGATCCTCAGGATCAAACCGGGAACCCTGATGCGCTTGTGGACCGAGGACGCGTTCAGCGGGCGGTTGCGCAGTCCCAGCGACCGGCCAGGCGAAGCACTCGACATGCGTGAGGTCAACCCGCAAACCGGCCCGTTCTACGTCGAGGGCGCCGAACCCGGCGACACGCTCGCCATCCACTTCGTCGATCTCGAACCGGCGCGGGATTGGGCAGCCTCGGCGACCATCCCGTTCTTCGGCGGGCTCAGCACGACCGAGCGCACCGCGCTGCTGCACGACCCGCTGCCCGATCTCACCTGGATCTACCAGGTCGACAGGGAAAGAGAGGTCGTCGTCTTCGAGGCGTTGCACGGTGACTTGCGGCTGGACCTGCCCCTCGAACCGATGCTGGGCACCGTCGGGGTCGCGCCAGCGGGACGTGAGGTGCGCACCTCGCTCGTACCCGACATGTTCGGCGGCAACATGGACACGCCGGAAATGCGCGCGGGCGCGACCTGCTACCTCGGGGTGAACGTCGAGGGCGCGTTGTTCTCCGTCGGCGACGGGCATTACCGCCAGGGTGAGGGCGAGGCATGTGGCACCGCCGTCGAAGGCGCGATGAACGTGACGCTCATCGTCGAACTGATCAAGGGAAAAGCCCCGCTGTGGCCCCGGATCGAGCAGGACGAGCACTACGTCGTCGTCGGCTCGGCACGCCCTCTCGAAGACGCGTGGCGGGCCAGCCAGGTCGGCATGATCGACTGGTTGCGGGAGCTCTACGGCCTCGACCGGCTCGACGCCTACCAGTTGCTCACCCAGATCAGTGAGGCCCCACTGGCCAATGTGGTCGACGCGAACTACAGCGCGGTCACCAAAGTCGCCAAACGACTGCTGCCAAAGGGCAGGGCCTACGGAGGCATGCACCGTTACCTTCGCGAGCAAGCGAGAATATGA
- a CDS encoding fatty acid desaturase family protein — MTGLQDRLTPGQVEEFGRELDALRLRVLADLGKEDVDYITRVIKTQRGLEVTGRALLFAGFFPPAWLAGVTALSLSKILDNMEIGHNVMHGQYDWTKDPALSSQRFEWDTVAPSANWRHSHNYIHHTYTNIVDKDRDVGYGILRIDPAQPWHPYYLGNPLYATVLAFIFQWGVMLHDLEFDRIVKGERKWSEFAEVRARMLRKAGRQVGKDYVLFPLLTGPLAPLTLLGNASANVARNLWAFAIIFCGHFPADVESFSEAETENETRGQWYLRQILGSANITGGPLFHILSGNLSHQIEHHLFPDIPARRYPKIAGEVKAICAKYGLPYNTGPLHKQLFSVAKKIVTLALPGGGSGGTRRPTTLNGDRNLEAA, encoded by the coding sequence ATGACCGGACTACAGGACCGGCTCACCCCCGGCCAGGTCGAGGAATTCGGCAGGGAACTGGACGCGCTGCGCCTGCGCGTCCTGGCCGACCTCGGCAAGGAGGACGTCGACTACATCACCAGGGTCATCAAGACCCAGCGTGGCCTTGAGGTCACCGGAAGGGCGTTGCTGTTCGCCGGATTCTTCCCGCCCGCGTGGCTGGCCGGTGTCACCGCATTGTCGTTGTCGAAGATTCTCGACAACATGGAGATCGGCCACAACGTCATGCACGGCCAGTACGACTGGACCAAGGATCCCGCGCTGAGCTCCCAGCGCTTCGAGTGGGACACCGTGGCGCCTTCGGCGAACTGGCGGCACTCCCACAACTACATTCACCACACCTACACCAACATCGTCGACAAGGACCGCGACGTCGGCTACGGCATCCTGCGCATCGACCCCGCCCAGCCGTGGCACCCGTACTATCTGGGCAATCCGCTCTACGCCACCGTGCTCGCGTTCATCTTCCAGTGGGGCGTCATGCTGCACGACCTCGAATTCGACCGGATCGTCAAGGGTGAGCGCAAATGGTCGGAGTTCGCCGAGGTCCGGGCGAGGATGCTGCGCAAGGCGGGGCGCCAGGTCGGCAAGGACTACGTGCTGTTCCCGCTGCTGACCGGCCCACTGGCGCCGCTGACCCTGCTCGGCAACGCCTCGGCGAACGTCGCCCGCAACCTGTGGGCCTTCGCCATCATCTTCTGCGGCCACTTTCCGGCCGACGTGGAAAGCTTCTCCGAAGCCGAAACGGAGAACGAGACCAGAGGACAGTGGTACCTGCGGCAGATTCTCGGCTCGGCCAACATCACCGGTGGCCCGCTCTTCCACATTCTGTCCGGCAACCTGTCACACCAGATCGAACACCACCTCTTTCCCGACATCCCCGCTCGCCGGTATCCGAAGATCGCAGGCGAGGTCAAGGCGATCTGCGCGAAGTACGGGCTCCCCTACAACACCGGGCCCCTGCACAAGCAACTGTTCTCCGTCGCGAAGAAGATCGTCACATTGGCACTGCCCGGCGGGGGCAGCGGCGGAACACGGCGGCCGACTACCCTCAATGGCGACCGGAACCTCGAAGCGGCATAG
- a CDS encoding SDR family NAD(P)-dependent oxidoreductase, protein MDLQLDGLRALVTGGTKGIGKATVDMLADEGVSVAFCARTDSDVRNTVDELAQRKGRVLGAAVDVADRDDLTGWVERSADELGGIDIVVANVSALAIGPTEQHWQTSFQVDLMHTVRLVEAAMPHLERSESPSVIAVSSVSGRETDFAAPAYGPMKAAIVHYTHSLACQLAGKGIRANSVSPGNTFFPGGVWNRIEHDNPELYREALALNPTGRMAEPREIAYAVTMLASPLASFITGTNLLADGALSRGIQL, encoded by the coding sequence ATGGATCTTCAGCTTGACGGGCTTCGCGCCCTCGTCACGGGCGGAACGAAAGGCATCGGGAAAGCCACCGTCGACATGCTCGCCGATGAGGGAGTCTCGGTCGCGTTCTGCGCGAGGACCGACTCGGACGTGCGCAATACCGTCGACGAACTGGCACAACGCAAGGGAAGGGTGCTCGGCGCGGCGGTGGACGTCGCCGACCGCGACGACCTGACCGGCTGGGTCGAGCGCTCGGCCGACGAACTCGGCGGCATCGACATCGTCGTAGCCAACGTCAGCGCGCTGGCCATCGGCCCGACCGAGCAACACTGGCAAACCAGCTTCCAGGTCGACCTGATGCACACAGTGCGGCTCGTCGAGGCCGCGATGCCACACCTGGAACGCAGCGAATCGCCGTCGGTCATCGCGGTGTCCAGCGTGTCGGGAAGGGAGACCGACTTCGCCGCGCCCGCGTACGGGCCGATGAAGGCCGCGATCGTGCACTACACGCACAGTCTCGCCTGCCAGCTCGCGGGAAAAGGCATCCGCGCCAACAGTGTCTCGCCGGGTAACACGTTCTTTCCCGGTGGCGTGTGGAACCGGATCGAGCACGACAATCCCGAGCTGTACCGGGAAGCTCTCGCGCTCAACCCGACGGGACGGATGGCGGAGCCGAGAGAAATCGCCTACGCCGTCACGATGCTCGCCAGCCCGCTCGCCTCCTTCATCACCGGCACCAACCTGCTCGCGGACGGCGCGCTGAGCAGGGGTATCCAGCTCTGA
- a CDS encoding aminopeptidase P family protein: MPTSPASSEQPQQPVAPRSGPPFPAIDYKARLHRLRELAELDDSTAVYVADLTDIRYLCGFAGSAGVLLVRAESAALVADGRYQELAREATAEAGVDVVPIVARRGDEAIAGALPGITRLLIDPRQITLDRHDELAKALPGVELAKARGLPERLRLVKDDAEIARIGAAARIAQEAFFAAVPLLAERPTELEFATELETRIKGLGAEGIAFPSIVASGENSSKPHAHPGARVIGEGEPVIIDFGALVDGYHSDITRTVWVGEPSARFRPIIAAANDAYASGVGAIRDGVTHAAIDKACRDAMIRHGFTEPPLHPSGHNVGLAIHERPYLSEDSGEPVRAGYVVTVEPGVYVPGVGGARVEDTILVGEDGPVVLSAEEPARPVRGIGGLLAP; encoded by the coding sequence TTGCCCACCTCGCCTGCCTCGTCAGAGCAACCGCAACAGCCCGTCGCGCCTCGGAGCGGCCCGCCGTTTCCGGCGATCGACTACAAGGCGCGCTTGCACCGGCTGCGTGAACTGGCCGAACTCGACGACAGCACGGCGGTGTACGTGGCCGACCTGACCGACATCCGTTATCTCTGCGGGTTCGCGGGCAGCGCGGGTGTGCTGCTGGTGCGGGCGGAGTCGGCGGCGCTGGTGGCCGATGGCAGGTACCAGGAGCTGGCGAGGGAGGCGACGGCCGAGGCGGGCGTCGACGTGGTGCCGATCGTGGCTCGCCGCGGCGACGAGGCCATCGCGGGCGCCTTGCCGGGCATCACCCGGCTGCTGATCGACCCTCGGCAGATCACCCTCGACCGCCACGACGAGCTGGCGAAGGCGCTGCCAGGAGTCGAACTCGCCAAAGCGCGCGGTCTGCCCGAGCGGTTGCGGCTGGTCAAGGACGATGCCGAGATCGCGAGGATCGGTGCGGCTGCCAGGATCGCGCAGGAAGCGTTCTTCGCCGCCGTGCCACTGCTGGCCGAGCGGCCGACCGAGCTGGAATTCGCCACGGAGCTGGAAACACGGATCAAGGGACTGGGGGCCGAGGGCATCGCGTTCCCGAGCATCGTCGCCTCCGGGGAGAACAGTTCCAAGCCGCACGCCCATCCCGGAGCGAGGGTGATCGGCGAAGGGGAGCCGGTGATCATCGACTTCGGGGCTCTCGTGGATGGCTACCACTCCGACATCACTCGCACGGTGTGGGTCGGCGAGCCCTCTGCCAGATTCCGGCCGATCATCGCCGCGGCCAACGACGCCTACGCCAGCGGGGTCGGGGCCATCCGCGACGGGGTGACGCACGCGGCGATCGACAAGGCATGCAGGGACGCGATGATCCGTCACGGGTTCACGGAGCCGCCGCTGCATCCTTCCGGGCACAACGTGGGCCTCGCGATTCACGAACGCCCCTACCTCAGTGAGGACTCCGGCGAACCGGTGCGCGCCGGATACGTGGTGACCGTGGAGCCCGGCGTCTACGTGCCCGGTGTCGGCGGCGCGAGGGTCGAGGACACGATTCTGGTCGGTGAGGACGGGCCCGTGGTTCTCTCGGCCGAAGAGCCCGCGCGGCCGGTGCGGGGAATCGGCGGGCTGCTCGCGCCGTGA
- a CDS encoding TetR family transcriptional regulator, which produces MTEPATRNERKERTRRALLDTALELLTDRGFAGLSLREVTKGAGIVPTAFYRHFASMDDLGIALVEESARTLHETLRAARRAHAASGDDVIAVSVRTLTEQVRAHEAHFRFLARQRYGGTDEVARAINVELRLFASGLAVDLARYDYLRDWSNDDLHMLAGLVVTAMLGTVLDLLEARGDGEAEARVAGTARKRLRLIGLGVPRWRSTGD; this is translated from the coding sequence GTGACCGAACCCGCGACGCGCAACGAGCGCAAGGAACGAACCCGGCGCGCGCTGCTCGACACCGCACTTGAATTGCTCACCGACCGGGGTTTCGCCGGGCTGAGCCTGCGCGAGGTGACCAAAGGCGCGGGCATCGTGCCGACGGCGTTCTATCGCCACTTCGCCTCGATGGACGACCTCGGCATCGCTCTGGTCGAGGAGTCGGCGCGCACGCTGCACGAGACGCTGCGGGCTGCCCGCCGCGCGCACGCCGCCTCCGGTGATGACGTGATCGCGGTGTCCGTGCGCACGTTGACCGAGCAGGTCCGCGCACACGAAGCCCACTTCCGGTTCCTCGCGCGGCAACGCTACGGCGGGACCGACGAGGTCGCGCGGGCGATCAACGTCGAGCTGCGGCTGTTCGCGAGCGGGCTCGCCGTCGACCTCGCCAGGTACGACTACCTCAGGGACTGGAGTAACGACGATCTGCACATGCTGGCCGGTCTCGTCGTGACGGCCATGCTCGGTACGGTGCTCGATCTGCTTGAGGCCCGCGGTGACGGCGAAGCGGAAGCCCGCGTCGCGGGGACCGCGCGCAAGCGGCTGAGGCTGATCGGTCTCGGGGTCCCGCGCTGGCGCAGCACGGGGGACTGA
- a CDS encoding Cmx/CmrA family chloramphenicol efflux MFS transporter, whose protein sequence is MPFALYLLGLAVFAQGTSEFMLSGLVPGIARDLAVSIPAAGSLTSAFAVGMIVGAPLMAVVSLRWPRRRALLIFLGTFLAVHVVGALTTDFALLLVTRVVGALANAGFLAVALATATSIVAPTAKGRATAVLLGGVTLACVVGVPAGAVLGQLWGWRSAFWAVVLISLPALVAVLRSVTGEPQPSQGALSELRALREPRLLVVLALGALVNGATFCTFTYLAPIVTDVAGLGSGWIPVLLALFGIGSFAGVTISGRLADGDPVRLLVGGAVALAAGWVVFALLADHLVVLVVLTLVQGTLSFAVGSTLIAKVLYTATEAPQLGGAFATAAFNVGAAIGPWAGGAAIAGGFGYRAPLWVSAGLVGIALVVAATSALPARSSR, encoded by the coding sequence ATGCCGTTCGCGCTGTACCTGCTGGGACTCGCGGTGTTCGCACAGGGCACCTCGGAGTTCATGTTGTCGGGGCTCGTCCCCGGCATCGCTCGTGATCTCGCGGTGTCCATCCCCGCCGCGGGCTCACTGACCTCGGCCTTCGCCGTGGGGATGATCGTCGGCGCCCCGTTGATGGCCGTCGTGAGCCTGCGCTGGCCGCGCCGACGCGCGTTGCTGATCTTCCTGGGCACGTTCCTCGCCGTGCACGTCGTCGGCGCGCTGACCACCGACTTCGCACTGCTGCTCGTGACTCGCGTCGTCGGAGCGCTTGCCAACGCCGGTTTCCTCGCCGTTGCTCTGGCGACCGCCACCAGCATCGTGGCTCCGACCGCGAAAGGCCGGGCCACCGCCGTTCTGCTCGGCGGGGTCACTCTCGCCTGCGTCGTCGGCGTACCGGCGGGTGCCGTGCTCGGTCAGCTCTGGGGCTGGCGTTCGGCGTTCTGGGCCGTCGTGCTGATCTCCCTGCCCGCGCTGGTCGCGGTTCTGCGCTCGGTGACCGGCGAGCCGCAACCGTCCCAGGGCGCCCTCAGCGAACTGCGAGCGCTCCGCGAGCCGAGGCTGCTGGTCGTACTGGCGCTGGGAGCGCTGGTCAACGGCGCGACCTTCTGCACGTTCACCTACCTCGCGCCGATCGTCACCGATGTCGCCGGGCTGGGAAGCGGCTGGATTCCCGTGCTGCTCGCGCTGTTCGGGATCGGCTCGTTCGCGGGCGTCACGATCAGCGGCAGGCTCGCCGACGGAGATCCGGTCCGGCTGCTGGTGGGTGGCGCGGTGGCACTGGCCGCAGGCTGGGTGGTGTTCGCCCTGCTGGCCGACCACCTGGTCGTGCTGGTCGTGCTGACCCTCGTGCAGGGGACGCTGTCGTTCGCCGTCGGCTCGACGCTCATCGCCAAGGTGCTCTACACGGCGACCGAGGCACCCCAGCTCGGCGGCGCCTTCGCCACGGCAGCGTTCAACGTCGGTGCCGCCATCGGCCCGTGGGCGGGCGGAGCGGCGATCGCGGGCGGATTCGGCTACCGGGCACCACTGTGGGTCAGCGCGGGACTCGTCGGCATCGCGCTGGTTGTCGCGGCAACCTCGGCGCTGCCAGCGCGGTCATCACGTTAG
- a CDS encoding amidase, producing the protein MTEEVCLWTAVEQAAAIRDRRISARELVRAHLDRIDRINPAVNAIVTVVADKAMDAAKAADEKTTRGEPTGPLHGLPVAHKDLHLTAGIRTTFGSPSMAGHIPDVDDLVVTRLRHAGAITIGKTNTPEFGAGSHTFNPVFGITRNPYDLARTAGGSSGGAAAALACGLHPVADGSDMGGSLRNPAAFCNVVGLRPSLGRVPSWPSTLPWSSLSVQGPMARTVTDVALTLSVLAGPDDRDPVSLSEAGAVFARPPDPDVRGLRLAWSPDLGGLVDVEDEVLDVLEPRIRVFERLGCTLTRDCPDFTGADEVFRVLRAWRFHHAHGRLAAECPELVKETLRDNAAYGGTLSGSDLARAEERRTGLFHRMREFFTRYDALLLPVTQVLPFPVEWEYPCEVAGVGQPDYLSWMRSCYFVSTVGNPALSVPSGFSVGGLPVGLQIVGPHRGDLTTLRVGRAFEVETEFWRHAPPLT; encoded by the coding sequence GTGACCGAAGAGGTGTGCCTGTGGACCGCGGTCGAACAGGCGGCGGCGATCCGCGACCGGAGGATCAGCGCGCGCGAACTCGTGCGCGCTCACCTCGATCGCATCGACCGGATCAACCCCGCCGTCAACGCGATCGTCACCGTGGTTGCCGACAAGGCCATGGACGCGGCGAAGGCGGCCGACGAGAAAACGACGCGCGGCGAACCCACCGGCCCGCTGCACGGGCTTCCGGTCGCTCACAAGGATCTGCACCTCACGGCGGGGATCCGCACGACGTTCGGCTCACCGTCGATGGCCGGTCACATACCCGACGTCGACGATCTCGTGGTGACCAGGCTGCGACATGCCGGTGCGATCACCATCGGCAAGACCAACACCCCGGAATTCGGCGCGGGGTCGCACACGTTCAACCCGGTTTTCGGCATCACCCGCAATCCCTACGACCTCGCCCGCACGGCGGGAGGCAGCAGCGGTGGCGCCGCCGCCGCGCTGGCCTGTGGACTGCACCCTGTCGCCGACGGAAGCGACATGGGCGGGTCGTTGCGCAACCCCGCCGCCTTCTGCAACGTCGTGGGACTGCGCCCGTCGCTTGGCAGGGTGCCGAGCTGGCCCTCGACGCTGCCGTGGTCGTCGCTGAGCGTGCAGGGGCCGATGGCGAGAACCGTCACCGACGTCGCGCTGACCCTGTCCGTGCTGGCGGGACCGGACGATCGCGATCCGGTGTCGCTGAGCGAAGCGGGCGCGGTGTTCGCCCGGCCGCCGGATCCTGACGTGCGCGGACTGAGGCTTGCCTGGTCGCCCGATCTCGGTGGCCTCGTCGACGTCGAGGACGAGGTGCTCGACGTTCTCGAACCGAGAATCCGCGTCTTCGAGCGGCTCGGCTGCACCCTCACCCGCGACTGTCCCGACTTCACCGGCGCCGACGAGGTGTTCCGCGTCCTGCGCGCGTGGCGGTTTCACCACGCCCACGGGCGACTGGCCGCCGAGTGCCCAGAGTTGGTGAAGGAGACCCTGCGCGACAACGCGGCCTATGGCGGCACACTGTCCGGTTCGGACCTCGCGCGAGCAGAGGAGCGCAGAACCGGACTGTTCCACCGGATGCGGGAGTTCTTCACCCGCTACGACGCGTTGCTGCTGCCGGTGACGCAAGTGCTGCCATTTCCCGTCGAATGGGAATATCCGTGTGAGGTCGCCGGTGTCGGCCAGCCGGATTACCTGTCCTGGATGCGATCCTGCTATTTCGTGTCCACAGTGGGCAATCCGGCGCTTTCGGTGCCATCCGGGTTCTCGGTTGGCGGTCTGCCGGTGGGGTTGCAGATCGTCGGGCCGCATCGCGGCGACCTCACCACGCTGAGAGTGGGGCGTGCGTTCGAAGTGGAGACCGAGTTCTGGCGCCACGCCCCGCCCCTAACGTGA
- a CDS encoding ferredoxin reductase — MGKLTALAGALLTPHGADRYLELLNPMLVRHEVRGVVTRVRRQTSDTVTIELRPSAAWRGFTAGQHVRLSVDIDGVRRTRCYSPCTSQHREGTFELTVKAHSDGLVSGHLFRTAKPGVVVGLSPAEGDFTLPRPRPEKLLLISGGSGITPVLSMLRTLADEAHHGEVAFVHYANGPADIPGLAELSALARRCGARFLRGHPRATGGDLRGHCTREHLALAAPWYREAAVYVCGPPPLMTAVGEIYAADGASEQVHTEQFTATAPALPAEGTTVDGRVRFARTGTETGNSGLPLLDQAEAAGLSLDHGCRMGICYSCTQRKTRGTVRNVKTGSTCSETDQDIQLCVSVPLGDVEIDC, encoded by the coding sequence ATGGGAAAGCTCACGGCGCTCGCCGGCGCTCTGCTCACCCCGCATGGCGCCGACCGCTACCTCGAACTGCTCAATCCGATGCTGGTGCGGCACGAGGTCAGGGGTGTCGTCACCAGGGTGCGCAGGCAAACCTCCGACACCGTCACCATCGAGCTGAGGCCGAGCGCCGCCTGGCGCGGATTCACCGCGGGCCAGCACGTGCGGCTTTCGGTCGACATCGACGGCGTCCGGCGCACCCGGTGCTACTCCCCCTGCACGTCACAGCACCGCGAGGGCACGTTCGAACTCACCGTCAAAGCCCACAGTGACGGACTCGTCTCCGGCCACCTCTTCCGCACCGCGAAACCCGGTGTCGTCGTCGGCCTTTCCCCAGCGGAAGGGGATTTCACGCTGCCGCGACCCCGGCCGGAGAAACTGCTGCTCATCAGCGGGGGCAGCGGGATAACACCGGTACTGTCGATGCTGCGCACACTCGCCGACGAGGCACACCACGGCGAAGTCGCCTTCGTGCACTACGCGAACGGCCCCGCCGACATCCCCGGCCTCGCCGAACTGTCCGCTCTCGCGCGGCGCTGCGGCGCCCGCTTCCTCAGGGGGCATCCGAGGGCGACGGGCGGCGACCTGCGCGGGCACTGCACTAGGGAGCACCTCGCGCTCGCCGCGCCGTGGTATCGGGAGGCGGCAGTCTACGTCTGCGGGCCCCCGCCCCTGATGACGGCGGTCGGCGAGATCTACGCGGCCGACGGCGCGAGTGAACAGGTGCACACCGAGCAGTTCACCGCGACCGCCCCGGCTCTCCCAGCCGAAGGGACCACTGTGGACGGCCGAGTGCGGTTCGCGCGAACGGGCACGGAAACCGGGAACTCCGGTCTCCCGCTGCTCGACCAGGCGGAAGCGGCAGGGCTTTCCCTCGACCACGGCTGCCGGATGGGGATCTGTTATTCCTGCACACAAAGGAAAACCCGGGGAACGGTGCGCAACGTGAAGACCGGAAGCACCTGTTCCGAGACCGACCAGGACATCCAGCTCTGCGTCTCCGTTCCACTCGGCGACGTCGAGATCGACTGCTAG
- a CDS encoding LLM class flavin-dependent oxidoreductase, giving the protein MSRLRFGVFLAPFHPAGENPTLALQRDLRLVSHLDDLGYDEAWIGEHHSAGSEIIASPEIFIAAAAERTKRIKLGTGVTSVSYHNPLWVADRMVLLDHLTRGRSMLGLGPGSLPTDSAMIGLDPTDTRELLDVNLDIIMRLLAGETVTERTKTHNLVEARLQLRPYTEPCFDIAVAAVASPTGPRLAGRHGIGLLSIGATLTKEGFDALAHHWNVVTERAAHFGREEPDRSGWRLVGLMHVAETREQAYRDVEHGIEQWFRYFQKVAAFPQMAVEGGDLREMIDYVNEAGIGAIGTPEDARAQVQRLREQSGGFGAMLMLSHEWANPEATRRSYELIAQHVMPNFQGGPTTHAESTLRAKRDASDTRAGHAQAQVAAVDHMTEKYAKEVADSR; this is encoded by the coding sequence ATGTCCAGGCTGCGGTTCGGGGTGTTCCTGGCTCCCTTCCATCCCGCAGGCGAGAACCCGACCCTTGCCCTGCAACGGGATCTCCGGCTCGTGAGCCATCTCGACGACCTTGGCTACGACGAGGCGTGGATCGGGGAGCATCACTCGGCGGGCAGCGAGATCATCGCCTCGCCGGAGATCTTCATCGCCGCGGCAGCCGAGCGCACGAAGCGGATCAAACTCGGGACGGGAGTGACCTCGGTCAGCTACCACAACCCGCTGTGGGTCGCGGACAGAATGGTGCTGCTCGATCATCTGACAAGAGGCCGCAGCATGCTGGGTCTCGGGCCGGGTTCGCTGCCGACCGACTCGGCCATGATCGGGCTCGATCCGACCGACACGCGCGAACTGCTGGACGTCAACCTGGACATCATCATGCGGTTGCTCGCCGGCGAGACGGTGACCGAGCGGACCAAGACCCACAACCTGGTCGAAGCCAGGCTCCAGTTGCGGCCCTACACCGAACCGTGCTTCGACATCGCGGTCGCCGCCGTCGCCTCACCGACGGGGCCTCGTCTGGCCGGCCGCCACGGTATCGGGCTGCTCTCGATCGGCGCGACGCTGACCAAGGAGGGGTTCGACGCGCTGGCCCATCACTGGAACGTCGTCACCGAGCGGGCCGCGCACTTCGGCAGGGAGGAGCCGGATCGCTCCGGCTGGCGCCTCGTCGGGCTCATGCATGTCGCCGAGACCCGCGAGCAGGCTTATCGCGACGTCGAGCACGGGATCGAGCAGTGGTTCCGCTACTTCCAGAAGGTCGCGGCGTTCCCGCAGATGGCTGTCGAGGGCGGCGATCTCAGGGAGATGATCGACTACGTCAACGAGGCGGGTATCGGCGCGATCGGGACGCCTGAGGATGCCAGGGCTCAGGTGCAGCGGTTGCGTGAGCAGTCGGGCGGGTTCGGCGCCATGTTGATGCTCAGCCATGAGTGGGCGAATCCCGAGGCGACGCGCCGCTCGTACGAACTCATCGCCCAGCACGTGATGCCGAATTTCCAGGGTGGGCCGACGACACACGCGGAGTCGACGCTTCGCGCGAAGCGGGACGCCTCGGACACCAGGGCCGGGCACGCGCAAGCACAGGTCGCCGCCGTCGACCACATGACGGAGAAGTACGCGAAGGAAGTCGCCGACAGCCGCTGA
- a CDS encoding MFS transporter: MTQPRGRWGLVGWYALLGAANQLLWLSFASVTTVAARRYEVSEEAIGRLAELFPLVFVLLALPVGALLDRLPRAALAAGAVLTAAGGLVRLIGDDYGMLLAGGVLAALAQPLVLCAVNKVASGYLAPGQRPLGIAIGTAGTFLGMIAALGLGAVFSTEGDIPTLVVIGAVWSVVAAAGVLAGLVTRPPFAAERAPLPWRVALRQAAAGRRMRALCGVVFLGFGVFIALTTWLQVLLEPAGVGGEGTGTMLVTMLITGLVASVVLPPVVARTATHRRLVRTAGIVTALACVSLALVPGLATGFIALVPLGLVLLPALPVVLELAEHTDYRVTASAAGLIWLSGNAGGVVLAFAAGALHERPGVVFAGLAVVAALAVPLAALIGSTGGTATERTNGART, encoded by the coding sequence GTGACGCAACCGCGCGGCAGGTGGGGTCTCGTCGGCTGGTACGCCCTGCTCGGCGCGGCCAACCAATTGCTGTGGCTGAGCTTCGCCTCGGTGACGACCGTCGCGGCGCGGCGCTACGAGGTCTCGGAGGAGGCCATCGGCAGGTTGGCCGAATTGTTCCCGCTGGTGTTCGTACTGCTGGCGTTGCCGGTCGGGGCACTGCTGGACCGGCTGCCGAGGGCCGCGCTCGCGGCAGGCGCGGTACTGACGGCGGCCGGTGGTCTCGTGCGGCTGATCGGCGACGACTACGGCATGTTGCTCGCCGGTGGCGTGCTCGCCGCGCTTGCCCAGCCGCTCGTGCTCTGCGCGGTGAACAAGGTCGCCTCGGGATACCTCGCTCCGGGACAACGACCACTGGGCATCGCCATCGGCACCGCGGGCACGTTCCTCGGCATGATCGCGGCGCTCGGACTGGGCGCCGTGTTCTCGACGGAGGGCGACATTCCCACGCTGGTGGTCATCGGCGCGGTGTGGTCGGTCGTCGCGGCGGCCGGGGTACTCGCGGGGCTGGTGACCAGGCCACCGTTCGCGGCGGAGCGCGCACCGCTGCCGTGGCGGGTCGCGCTGCGCCAAGCGGCGGCTGGACGGCGGATGCGCGCACTGTGCGGGGTCGTCTTCCTCGGTTTCGGGGTGTTCATCGCGCTGACGACGTGGTTGCAGGTGCTGCTGGAACCCGCTGGCGTCGGCGGTGAGGGCACCGGAACGATGCTGGTGACGATGCTGATCACCGGCCTCGTGGCTTCGGTGGTCCTGCCACCGGTGGTCGCCAGAACCGCGACGCACCGGCGGCTCGTGCGCACGGCCGGCATCGTCACCGCGCTCGCGTGCGTATCGCTCGCACTCGTTCCGGGGCTCGCGACCGGTTTTATCGCGCTCGTGCCGCTCGGTCTGGTGCTGCTGCCGGCCTTGCCGGTCGTGCTCGAACTGGCCGAGCACACCGACTACCGGGTCACCGCCTCCGCGGCGGGGCTCATCTGGCTGTCCGGCAACGCGGGCGGGGTCGTGCTGGCCTTCGCCGCAGGGGCGTTGCACGAGCGGCCAGGTGTGGTCTTCGCGGGGCTCGCCGTGGTCGCCGCGCTGGCGGTACCACTGGCCGCGTTGATCGGGTCCACCGGTGGCACGGCAACGGAACGGACGAACGGAGCGCGAACGTGA